The Halarsenatibacter silvermanii genome includes a region encoding these proteins:
- a CDS encoding DUF4870 domain-containing protein produces MADSETALGIDENFEAVLCYVLGWLTGILFLVVEKKNEYVRFHAMQSLVVFLSLFILSVVIGWIPIIGWLISILIFITGLVLWILLMVKAYQGETYRLPYAGEFAAKQLMEKDEPES; encoded by the coding sequence ATGGCTGACAGTGAAACTGCTCTGGGTATCGATGAGAATTTTGAGGCGGTGCTCTGTTATGTTCTGGGCTGGCTTACCGGTATATTATTTCTGGTCGTAGAAAAGAAAAATGAATATGTAAGATTTCATGCCATGCAGTCACTGGTGGTCTTTCTTTCCCTGTTTATTTTATCCGTTGTCATCGGCTGGATACCGATTATAGGCTGGTTAATTTCTATTCTGATTTTCATAACGGGTCTGGTTCTCTGGATTTTACTTATGGTTAAAGCCTATCAGGGAGAAACTTACAGACTGCCCTATGCCGGAGAGTTTGCGGCAAAACAGTTGATGGAAAAGGATGAACCGGAAAGTTGA
- a CDS encoding OmpA family protein, translating to MIYKKAFLTIMVIMVFVVFSFTTALAFPADTPAEDVTDSSDHPLISRFPGSYIRFYESKDYDEFTLPFSELETAEFEDEYEEFADKDLRLEGKITQHFYVVPERHSSLEIFRNYEQALKENNFEILVQKDADVDEWFSRPLYEQVNFQDASETSFEGLDPDKQSGRYLMAKLSRAEGDVHISIFTARHGYYGGSWPDGQPAVFQVVVEETELDTGLIDMESVMQDIESKGKAAIYGIHFEVDNDEIEDESVPTIEKIAELLKENPDLELNVVGHTDSTGNLDYNIDLSERRAESLVEFLVNNHNIDKDRLSSFGVGPLAPQATNETEEGREQNRRVELVKP from the coding sequence ATGATTTATAAAAAAGCCTTTCTGACAATAATGGTGATTATGGTATTTGTGGTTTTTTCTTTTACGACAGCTCTGGCTTTTCCGGCAGACACACCGGCTGAAGATGTTACAGACAGCAGCGATCATCCTTTAATCTCCCGCTTTCCCGGATCCTATATCAGATTTTACGAGAGTAAAGATTATGATGAGTTTACCCTTCCTTTTAGTGAGCTGGAAACAGCGGAATTCGAGGATGAATATGAAGAATTTGCGGATAAAGATCTAAGACTTGAAGGCAAAATAACCCAGCATTTTTATGTGGTACCTGAAAGGCATTCCTCGCTGGAAATATTCAGAAATTATGAGCAAGCTTTAAAAGAAAATAATTTTGAAATTTTAGTTCAAAAAGATGCTGATGTGGATGAGTGGTTCAGCAGACCGCTTTATGAACAGGTAAACTTCCAGGATGCTTCTGAAACCAGTTTTGAAGGCCTGGATCCTGATAAACAAAGTGGCCGCTACCTGATGGCTAAACTGAGCCGGGCCGAGGGTGATGTCCATATATCTATCTTTACCGCCCGACATGGTTATTATGGAGGAAGCTGGCCTGACGGACAGCCGGCAGTTTTCCAGGTTGTCGTGGAGGAAACCGAGCTTGATACTGGTTTAATTGACATGGAAAGCGTCATGCAGGATATAGAAAGCAAAGGTAAAGCAGCTATTTACGGTATCCACTTTGAAGTAGATAATGATGAAATCGAAGATGAATCAGTGCCAACCATAGAAAAAATTGCAGAGCTTTTAAAAGAAAATCCTGACCTGGAACTCAATGTTGTAGGACATACAGATAGTACCGGAAATTTAGATTACAATATTGATCTGTCAGAAAGAAGAGCTGAATCTCTGGTAGAATTCCTTGTAAATAATCATAATATAGATAAAGACCGACTTAGTTCCTTTGGAGTCGGCCCCCTTGCTCCTCAGGCTACCAACGAGACAGAAGAAGGAAGAGAGCAAAATCGCAGGGTGGAATTAGTTAAGCCTTGA
- a CDS encoding Rpn family recombination-promoting nuclease/putative transposase: MSMKYTPHDELFKHVMGHPETTKNFIREYLPEKIVDKVDLSLFKDKTEEYTDEKLDDYRTDLVFKTKLEDGQDAYFYFLFEHKSSPDRNTVFQLLRYMTLIWEKAFEEKEEYPVILPILFYHGETDWNYGESLDEVLTDVPDWAERFTPYFDYQVYETHKSEKESDDPLFQAYTLLLEAAQLYDEQAKIVNALREALNFFDKAVEKFNISEEFKYVFRYIIAAIELPPHLMQKIVNEEFPERREKFMAMAEKLREEGRKEGRKEGSRDTLNLMKETIKKMKNKFGSDKTIDLVLEIEDSDVNKLEEINTAIEKADSIEELREMI; the protein is encoded by the coding sequence ATGTCAATGAAATATACGCCCCACGATGAGCTATTCAAGCATGTAATGGGACATCCGGAGACTACCAAAAATTTTATAAGGGAATATCTACCTGAAAAAATAGTAGATAAGGTTGATTTGTCGCTTTTTAAGGATAAAACTGAGGAATATACTGACGAAAAGTTGGATGATTACAGAACGGATTTGGTGTTCAAAACTAAGCTGGAAGATGGGCAGGATGCTTATTTCTACTTTCTTTTCGAACACAAAAGCAGTCCTGACAGAAATACGGTATTTCAGTTACTCAGGTATATGACATTAATCTGGGAAAAAGCTTTTGAAGAGAAAGAAGAATATCCAGTCATACTACCCATTCTATTTTACCACGGAGAAACTGATTGGAATTATGGGGAGTCACTGGATGAAGTGCTGACAGATGTTCCTGACTGGGCGGAAAGATTTACTCCTTATTTTGACTATCAGGTGTACGAAACTCATAAATCTGAAAAAGAATCTGATGACCCTTTGTTTCAAGCTTACACTCTTCTTTTGGAAGCTGCTCAGTTGTATGATGAACAGGCAAAAATTGTTAATGCTTTAAGAGAAGCGCTGAATTTTTTCGATAAGGCCGTGGAAAAATTCAATATATCAGAAGAATTTAAGTATGTTTTTCGTTACATCATTGCTGCGATTGAGCTGCCGCCTCATTTGATGCAAAAAATTGTAAATGAAGAATTCCCCGAAAGGAGGGAAAAATTTATGGCTATGGCAGAAAAGTTACGCGAAGAAGGTAGGAAAGAAGGTAGAAAAGAAGGCAGTAGAGATACGTTAAACCTCATGAAGGAAACTATTAAAAAAATGAAAAACAAATTTGGCAGTGATAAAACTATTGATTTGGTATTAGAAATTGAAGATTCTGATGTAAATAAGTTAGAGGAAATTAATACTGCGATTGAGAAAGCAGATAGCATTGAAGAATTAAGGGAAATGATTTAG